The Pyrodictium delaneyi genome contains a region encoding:
- a CDS encoding YbjQ family protein, with protein sequence MSDQEQRILLSTLEQLPGYRIVRVIGVVSASAVLAKHIGKDIVAFFRNMMGGEVKEYTEMLAEARDLALRRLAEKAREVGANAVLGLRISTSAISQYAAEVMVYGTAVVIKPSKEVP encoded by the coding sequence ATGTCTGACCAAGAACAGAGGATACTACTCTCTACGCTCGAGCAACTCCCAGGCTACAGAATTGTACGTGTGATAGGCGTTGTTAGTGCTAGTGCTGTCCTCGCGAAACATATAGGCAAGGATATCGTGGCGTTCTTCAGGAACATGATGGGGGGTGAGGTGAAAGAGTACACAGAGATGCTGGCTGAGGCTCGGGACCTAGCTCTCCGGAGGCTTGCCGAGAAAGCCCGAGAAGTGGGTGCGAACGCCGTCCTAGGCTTGAGGATATCGACTTCGGCTATCTCGCAGTATGCGGCTGAGGTCATGGTCTATGGTACTGCAGTCGTGATAAAGCCTAGCAAGGAGGTGCCTTAG